The following proteins are co-located in the Malus sylvestris chromosome 13, drMalSylv7.2, whole genome shotgun sequence genome:
- the LOC126597388 gene encoding guanine nucleotide-binding protein subunit gamma 2-like, with translation MQSDGSETLSPTTQRLQSLSAADTRGKHRIHAELKRLEQETRFLEEELEQLEKMENASSACKEILKGAETKPDPLLPITHGPLNPFWDRWFEGPQDSKGCRCWIL, from the exons ATGCAATCGGATGGGTCGGAAACATTGAGCCCGACAACCCAACGGCTGCAGTCTTTGTCAGCCGCCGATACCAGAGGGAAGCACAGGATACATGCCGAGTTGAAGCGGCTCGAGCAAGAAACTAGATTCTTAGAG GAAGAACTGGAGCAACTTGAAAAGATGGAAAACGCATCATCTGCGTGCAAGGA AATACTGAAGGGTGCAGAAACAAAGCCGGATCCATTACTCCCAAT AACACACGGCCCTCTTAATCCATTCTGGGATCGATGGTTCGAAGGCCCCCAAGACTCGAAAGGTTGCAGGTGCTGGATATTGTGA
- the LOC126597385 gene encoding uncharacterized protein LOC126597385 translates to MGAFISRFWFMLFPAKEYKIVVVGLDNAGKTTTLYKLHLGEVVTTNPTVGSNVEELVYKNIRFEVWDLGGQERLRTSWATYYRGTHAIIAVIDSTDRARISIMKDELFRLLAHEDLQHSVVLVFANKQDLKDAMTPAEITDTLSLHSIKNHDWHIQACCALTGDGLYDGLGWIAQHVTGKAPT, encoded by the exons ATGGGGGCATTCATTTCCAGGTTTTGGTTCATGTTGTTTCCTGCAAAAGAGTATAAGATAGTGGTGGTTGGGTTGGATAATGCTGGGAAAACCACTACCCTTTACAAATTACACTTGGGAGAGGTTGTCACCACAAACCCTACTGTAGGCAGCAACGTTGAAGAGCTTGTCTACAAGAACATTCGATTCGAG GTATGGGATCTTGGGGGACAAGAAAGACTGAGGACTTCATGGGCAACATATTACCGTGGAACTCACGCTATCATTGCGGTTATAGACAGTACAGATAGAGCCAGAATTTCAATAATGAAAGATGAACTGTTCAGGTTGCTGGCACATGAGGATCTTCAACATTCTGTTGTGCTGGTTTTTGCAAATAAGCAAGACCTCAAGGATGCAATGACCCCAGCAGAGATCACCGACACGCTCTCTCTGCACAGCATCAAGAATCATGACTGGCACATCCAAGCCTGTTGTGCCCTCACAGGAGACGGGCTGTACGATGGTCTAGGTTGGATTGCCCAGCACGTTACAGGGAAAGCGCCCACTTGA